Part of the Triticum urartu cultivar G1812 chromosome 2, Tu2.1, whole genome shotgun sequence genome, CAATTGAGTTGACTTTGTAATGCCGGGGGCGCTGTAAAAAGGAAAACAATTTCTTGAAAGAAAACTACATGCTGCTCTACATTTTTGGTGCCTCCAGCTAAGTCATGAGTTTTTTTTTATATTTCTGATGAACTGTCTGTTACTCTTGGAGCATTGCAAACCGAATTAGTTCAATTGGCTTGAGAGCTCCCCTTTTGGTAATCTGAgaacaaaaggaaaaaaaatcaatCTGTTTTTATGCAGTATGTGGAGATCCCTGTTCCATCACTGAAAAAAGGTGAAGTTCTTATAAAAGTTGAAGCAGCAAGCATCAATCCAGCCGATTGTCGGATACAGAAGGGACTGCTACGTCCTTTTGTCCCTAAATTTCCATTCATTCCAGGTATTAATGCATTTACTAGTTTACTTATCGCCGTAACAGTGAGTACTGATGTACTGTAGTAGTAAGAGATATTACCTGTTCATATTTTAGCTGCTGCATTTCCAATGAAATTCAGTCAGAAGGAATGAATGGCTTCTCTTTAGATGATACATAATTTATTTCCAAATTATCAAAATGCTTGCGATTTGTCAAACAGTAACCGACGTTGCTGGAGAGATTGTTGAGATTGGTTCTGCGGTCCAAGAGTTCAAAGTTGGCGACAAAGTTGTTTCCAAGTTGATATTCTGGGTAATTTCGAACTTGCTCAGCATTTAACATCCATTTCATTTCGTGGCATCCATCATTAACGAGAGACGAATCGCGCCGGCAGAAAGCTGGTGGCCTCGCAGAGTACGTGGCGGCATCGGAGAGCATCACCGCCCCCCTCCCTACCGGCGTGTCCTCTGCGGATGCCGCAGGGCTCCCCGTGGCCGGCCTCACGGCGCTTCAGGCCGTGAAGGCCATTGGCACCAAGTTCGACGGCACGGGCGTCGGCAGCAACATCCTGGTCACTGCTGCGTCCGGTGGCATCGGCTCGTACGCCGTCCAGCTCGCTAAGCTCGGGAACCACAACGTCACGGCCACCTGCGGCGCGCGCAACCTGGAGCTTGTCGCGGACATCGGCGCCGACGAGGCGCTCGACTACAAGACCCCGGAAGGCGCGGCACTGAAGAACTCTTCCGGCAAGAAGTACGACTACATCGTCAACACCACGAACGGCGGCAAGTGGTCGGCGTTCAAGCCGAGTCTCGGCAGCCACGGCAGAGTGGTCGACGTAGCTCCCAACTTTGGGAATTTTGTCGCGTCCATTCTGACGCTATTCTCCAAGAAGAAGCTGTCCACGGTTATCCTGTCGCTGGGTATGGAGGACCTCAGGTTTTTGCTTGAGCTGGTGAAGGAAAGGAAGCTCAAGACGGTCATCGACTCGCGGCATCCATTCGAGAAGGCGGCAGATGCGTGGGAAAAGAGCTTGAGTGGCCATGCAACGGGGAAGGTCATAGTTGAGATGTGATTGTTTGACTTTTATGCATGCAAGGCTTCAGTGTTTATTTATGATGTTATACTTGGAACTGTTAATATCCGAAATATCTTAATGTTGATTTATACATGTATTTATACATaaaattgttggaaatatgagcaaattactacgagatttaatccgaataaacaaAAGATAAATCATGACTACAATAGCAGAGATTGAACTAATCATGCGAgctagcatagtagatgaacaaaTCACATCTAAGGCACATACTAGAAatatgaattctaccacgatctcgaacaggaaggatagaatcacgtACGGTGCAGCGGGAGCAGCACCATCGGCGTTGTCGCCCATGTTGTcaaggatgaggttgccgaggtcgggaaAGAAGTCGTCGTTCGTGAAGTCGTCCCTGCCAGCAGTCGCACGAGTGCGTCCCTCAAAAACCTGACCGCCCCTCTCCCGTATAGGATCACGAGAGGTGGGGTTCCAGAGGCCTGCTGTCACTTCTCCTGGTGCacgccgaaaggagggatggagaagacttgcttggtggcgcaatgatctggaacggcgGTGAAAAATCATACGAAGCGGTGgtggctagggtagacgtctgtcTGACTATATaatgcgggccgggtaggtcatGAAAGTAAACCCCATGTtcgagtcgtcacgatccaaaagaatcggaaacggttcagtaattgACGCGTCCGTCAATTactaattaatgactcattaatttttccTGAGCaacaaaaatatagacaacgtgcataactctgtcctcggctcggctcaatgtCGCAACcggcggcgcgtcgtgacgaggcgtggcgtggcgtggtgaggcgagcgaggaggagcgcgcgtgtaggtctcctcttttCATGCTTATACAAGTGCTAGAAGAGCTCAGCTTATAAAGAGGtacaactctctctcaacttatgaggtgggactaaactttagcctcactcactccactcacatgtgtgcatgaatgggccaagagaatttcagaattttagttgggctttgggtcAAAAGCCCACTAGCaaattccaacaatcccccacaaagtctcattggcacatctcacCATTTGGGTCCAAAACATTGTTTATATACCGGTGCTTAGTGAAAAGTGTGAAGTTGAATTTCCACTTAGAgatttatgctacactagatcacaacttgaatagtgaactatgccttgaactacaagtttccgcgagactagtttcacacaaattcttgaccgatactaggctgccgcaaggcttccccgcAGGTAGAGCATATACGTCGTACTCCAGGGccttttcatgaatttattagagaacacccaattctcgcagactgcgacgttaacagtcaaattcatataggtgtgttcctcagaagatgttttgcaggacaacatctctgcttacccgaataagccacttggaacacattaagataagtatcaacaTGCCATGCAGATCAgaagagtattgcatcttcacggaGTGGGATAATTAAAATAGGAATACTCTCCTCTcagctgaccaacagcttgtctcccacttctacttcacgggatctccgatcacatagagtgggttaccactacggacaactcatgcggtgggtctcaagcccatctccatcgatgcattatctatcacgttacgtgatagaccctttgtgaagggatctgccaagtttttcgatgtttggatataatccaacctaataactccggagtttctcaattttctgacagattttagtctcctcttcacatgccttaaggacttcatattgtccttaaaactgtttatcttgacgatcacagtttggttatcacagttcatcaggatacggggtattggtttttcaaccataggtaagtctATCAAGAGCtcacgaagccactctgcttcaaTAGTGGCAatgtctaatgctgtgagttctgcttccatagttgacctcgttaagatggtctgcttgaaagacttccaggaaacagtgccaccaccaagtgtaaaaacataaccacttgtggccttaatctcatcagcatcagatatccagtttgagtcactataaccctctAGTACCCTTGGATATccggtgtagtgaatcccatagctcgcggtgcctttcaagtagcgcataactctctcaagcgcatgccaatgatcatctcccggttttgacacaaaccgactcaaCTTGCTCACAGCAAAcgagatgtcaggcctcgtggcacGCACCAAATACATAagcaagccaataatctgagaatacctcagttgatccctagcaatccgtcgattctttcgaagcaacacactagcatcatatggagttggagaaggcgtgcagtcgctatacccaaaacgactcaagactttttccacatagtgagactgaagcagtgtgatcccaccattctcatctctcaacagcttgatgttcaagataacatcagctactcctagatcgttcatctcaaaacagcgagataagaaatccttaacctccttgattaaatcaatttggttccaaagatcaatatgtcgtcgacatacagacaaagaattactccttcgcccccaccatagcgatagtacactgtaacaccccggtcgttaagctacagtaatcacACACTAATCAAGCCAGGTCATCATGACTATTTTAATACACCTCACTTTGATCCAAACCAATTTCACATTCAAATTAAATTTAAGTCAAATTGTTGTGTCTTCAAATGGTAAAATAAAAATGTTTGGTGGTTTGCAAATATTCTTTAACTAATTATCAGGGAGAAACCAACATTAATAAAATGTTTAATTGCCCTAAAGCAATTAAAACAGGGACCAAGTCTTTACTGAAATGCCTTTTTAGAATTATAGAAGTTCTAAACTATTTCAATTAAAACTCCAAGATTTTTGTGGCAGTACTAAATAATGCCTAGTATTTGTTTTGACAGATTGTTTCATTTTACAAAAGCCTGTTACTGGATAAACTAAAAGAAGCAGTAtctaaaataaaacagaaaagttaaaaaaaaataaagaaagaaagaaacaaGCCCACCCCACATGCTAGGCCTGACGGCCCAGCTGGCCACTGCACTGGCCGGCCCACCAGGCCCAGCCGGGCTTCCTTATCCCCCACTACCCCGTGACCTAGAGCAACCTCCCCCCACACGCCCACCCGCACAAACCCCACTCCCCTTGCTGCTCACCTTTTCCCTCGCTGGTTTGGATCGGGGAGGAGCCTGATCTTGCACCCGGGCCACTGCTCCCCCCCCCAGAGGCCGCCGCTGGCACCGAGCACCGCCACCCCGGCCTTCTCCGCGCctctcctctccctcgcgcgACCCCACTTGGAGCCGCAGCCTCGCTTCGACACCAACCGCCGCCGCCTGGAGGTCCACTCGTCGGAGCCGCGTCGCTGCTTCCTCATCCCCGCCGTCGAGCTCCATCGTCGGATCGACGGGATCGACCTCGACGCCCACAACTCCCCCCCGAATGACGCCGCCCCCATCGCCGACAACACTGCCGCcgcctccccgagcccactgccTAGCCCCTGCAGCCCCCCTGTGAGGAACCCCCTATCCTCCTTTACCTTCCCCGCGCACACCCTGTTCGGCCGGTCCGTCCCCGTGCCACCGCGCCCCCATCGCGCTGCTCGCCCGCTGCGCTCCGCCTACCTCCGCCACGGCCAGCGCGCCCTCTGCGTCGTGCTCCCCGTGACCGAGTCGTCCTCGtcttgccccctcctccacctCGACCCGCTCCTGCCGTGCCCGCCTTTGCCGGCCGTCGCGTCGCCTGCCGCTGCGGCATGCCCCGCTGCTGCCCTCCCGACCATGCACCCACGCGTTGGCCTCGCCGGCCTCGCCCACCGCGCGCAGCCCTGGCCGCCAGCGCCCCGCCGCTCTGCCACGCCTCTGCTCGCCCGCGCCCTCCACTGCCTCCCCGCACGCATCCGCCGCCGCCCAGCTCCGCCATGGCCCTCCTCCCTTCACCCCACGGCCTCCCTCTGCTTCTTCTGGAACCGCGCGAGCGCGAGCTCGCCCTCGGTGGCCACCGCGACTCGACTCGCCGCCCATAGCGGCAATCTGGCATGCCTCCGCCGTGGCTGAAAGCCACCGGCGTCTACTCGCCGGCCTAATAGGCCATTTGCGCTAATTGCGCTACCAACCCCTAATGAGCCACAGACACATGGGGCCCAGCCGCctggaaaaaaacaaaaaataagtAAATATTATATTATTGATAATAATAATTAAAAGgagcttaagtccgtccgaatcatgttagcgattgccgcattttat contains:
- the LOC125537648 gene encoding chloroplast envelope quinone oxidoreductase homolog, coding for MATGTGGRPATMRAVQYSGYGGGSAALKYVEIPVPSLKKGEVLIKVEAASINPADCRIQKGLLRPFVPKFPFIPVTDVAGEIVEIGSAVQEFKVGDKVVSKLIFWKAGGLAEYVAASESITAPLPTGVSSADAAGLPVAGLTALQAVKAIGTKFDGTGVGSNILVTAASGGIGSYAVQLAKLGNHNVTATCGARNLELVADIGADEALDYKTPEGAALKNSSGKKYDYIVNTTNGGKWSAFKPSLGSHGRVVDVAPNFGNFVASILTLFSKKKLSTVILSLGMEDLRFLLELVKERKLKTVIDSRHPFEKAADAWEKSLSGHATGKVIVEM